One Oryza sativa Japonica Group chromosome 8, ASM3414082v1 DNA window includes the following coding sequences:
- the LOC4346073 gene encoding ethylene-responsive transcription factor ERF015, translating into MVPPAAHAPKNLGLRGVRRRLWGRWAAEIRVPRGHRAAARLWIGTFPSPAAAALAYDAALYCFHGGAPPGNRAFNFPHAPRLRIDDRRRHALTPGHVRAIAERYAHDVGSVLFRPLPPPPPPVAAAAVPVFAAPAPPMAPAPANHAADPYYCNEPDTTTDEDVMAAADRLLSMDIEEVAALIAIVQQGE; encoded by the coding sequence AtggtgccgccggcggcgcacgCGCCGAAGAACCTGGGGCTGAGGGGGGTGCGGCGCCGGCTGTGGGGCAGGTGGGCGGCGGAGATCCGCGTGCCGCGGGGCCACCGCGCGGCCGCGAGGCTGTGGATCGGCACGTTcccgtccccggcggcggcggcgctcgcctaCGACGCCGCGCTCTACTGCTtccacggcggcgcgccgccggggaACCGCGCCTTCAACTTCCCGCACGCGCCGCGCCTCCGCATcgacgaccgccgccgccacgcgctcACGCCGGGCCACGTCAGGGCCATCGCCGAGAGGTACGCCCACGACGTCGGCTCCGTCCTGTTCCGcccgctccctccgccgccgccgcccgtcgccgccgccgccgtccccgtgtTCGCCGCACCTGCACCGcccatggcgccggcgccggccaacCATGCTGCCGATCCTTACTACTGCAACGAGCCTGACACCACCACAGACGAGGACGTCATGGCTGCGGCTGACCGCCTCCTCTCCATGGACATCGAAGAGGTCGCCGCTTTGATCGCCATTGTTCAGCAAGGAGAGTGA
- the LOC4346075 gene encoding uncharacterized protein, with product MRLVAAKPCCLFRISSVAAVAAGRRRPWRAAAASGNAHAEAEGDEDGQSLSARARGRRARLSARRRERIVVVEGGGVGGIGEFLRQPAGVESLLNTRALQSFAAVDEAPGANTFRCTLQSIGFLGFQVAPVLDLRVAPTCHDCTVEMLSCRFEGSGSVEQQNELFSAFMSNHITWKDDGEEPCLDIDVNLEVTLEVYTKPFSMLPLSAVETPGNLLMQGLLDRLVPLLGEQLLRDYHSWVQLQQQQPEISSLETAEIDAS from the exons ATGAGGCTCGTGGCTGCCAAACCTTGCTGCCTCTTCCGAATCTCAAgcgtcgccgccgttgcagccggtcgccgccggccatggcgagccgcggcggcgagcggcaatGCGCACGCCGAAGCCGAAGGCGATGAGGACGGCCAATCGCtgtcggcgagggcgaggggCAGGCGGGCGCGGCtgtcggcgaggcggcgggagaggatcgtggtggtggagggcggcggcgttggGGGCATCGGCGAGTTCCTGCGTCAGCCCGCCGGCGTGGAGTCGCTGCTGAACACGAGGGCGCTGCAGAGCTTCGCGGCGGTGGACGAGGCGCCGGGGGCGAACACGTTCCGGTGCACGCTGCAGAGCATCGGCTTCCTCGGGTTCCAGGTCGCCCCCGTCCTCGACCTCCGCGTCGCCCCGACATGCCACGACTGCACCGTCGAGATGCTCTCCTGCAGG TTTGAGGGTTCAGGCTCAGTTGAGCAGCAGAATGAGCTCTTTTCAG CTTTTATGAGCAACCATATAACTTGGAAAGACGATGGTGAGGAACCATGCTTGGACATTGATGTCAATTTGGAGGTCACTCTGGAG GTTTACACGAAGCCATTCAGCATGCTTCCATTGTCAGCAGTGGAGACACCAGGCAACCT GCTGATGCAAGGCCTCCTGGACAGGCTCGTGCCCTTGCTGGGGGAGCAGCTGCTGAGAGACTACCATTCGTGGGTTCagcttcagcagcagcagcctgaAATTTCCTCATTAGAAACTGCTGAAATCGATGCTTCATAG